Proteins encoded in a region of the Elizabethkingia bruuniana genome:
- a CDS encoding RNA polymerase sigma factor yields the protein MKIDEGLIIEQMKSPKTREEGLRMLMSAYQSRLYWHIRRLVVQHDDAQDLLQDTFVKVYHNFDKFKGGSQLYTWLYRIATNEALQHLNKIKKMKLTDEGAEYYLQNAVAENAKHDAEELEIMLQKAIQCLPEKQRLVFTLKYYDDLPYEEMSKILDMSVGTLKTNYHYAKEKVTEYLRQNIEEFE from the coding sequence ATGAAAATCGATGAGGGGCTCATTATTGAACAAATGAAGTCTCCGAAGACCCGTGAAGAGGGACTTCGGATGCTTATGAGTGCCTATCAGAGTCGATTATACTGGCATATTAGAAGGCTGGTGGTTCAGCATGATGATGCTCAGGATTTGTTACAGGATACATTTGTAAAAGTTTATCATAATTTTGATAAATTTAAAGGAGGTAGCCAGTTGTATACATGGCTTTATCGGATTGCTACAAATGAAGCTTTGCAACACCTGAATAAGATAAAAAAAATGAAGTTGACTGATGAGGGAGCAGAGTATTATCTACAGAATGCTGTTGCAGAAAATGCAAAGCACGATGCTGAAGAATTAGAAATTATGTTACAGAAGGCAATCCAGTGCCTGCCCGAAAAGCAGAGATTGGTTTTCACGCTGAAGTACTATGACGATCTTCCTTATGAAGAAATGTCTAAGATACTGGATATGTCGGTTGGAACATTAAAAACAAACTATCATTACGCAAAAGAAAAAGTAACAGAGTATTTGCGGCAGAACATTGAGGAATTTGAATAA
- the lepA gene encoding translation elongation factor 4: MKNIRNFCIIAHIDHGKSTLADRLLEYTNTVSQRELQSQTLDDMDLEKERGITIKSHAIQMDYEYKGEKFILNLIDTPGHVDFSYEVSRSIAACEGALLIVDAAQSIQAQTISNLYLALENDLTIIPILNKIDLPSANPEEVTDEIMNLIGCEYEDVLRVSGKTGEGVHNLLEQIVERIPAPVGDPEAPLQALIFDSVYNPFRGIEAYFKVVNGSISKNEKIKFFATGKEYGADEVGTLKLKQVPKKTIQCGDVGYLVSGIKDAREVKVGDTITSFDRPASGPIEGFEEVKPMVFAGIYPIDSEDFEELRFSLEKLRLNDASLVFEPESSAALGFGFRCGFLGMLHMEIVQERLDREFNMNVITTVPNVSYFGYSKKEPEVPILINNPSEMMDPSIMDRVEEPYIKASIITKSDFVGSVMTLCIEKRGEIVNQSYLTSERVELIFNMPLAEVVFDFYDRLKSISKGYASFDYHPIGFRASKLVKMDILINGDMVDALSSLIHDSNAYHIGKKMCEKLRELIPRQQFDIAVQAALGTKVIARETIKALRKDVTAKCYGGDISRKRKLLEKQKEGKKKMKQIGRVEVPQSAFMAVLKLND; encoded by the coding sequence ATGAAGAATATAAGAAATTTTTGCATTATCGCCCATATCGACCACGGTAAAAGTACTTTGGCTGATAGGCTTTTAGAATATACAAATACTGTATCACAAAGAGAATTGCAGTCGCAGACTCTTGATGATATGGACCTGGAAAAAGAGCGTGGAATTACCATTAAAAGCCACGCAATTCAAATGGACTATGAGTATAAAGGGGAAAAGTTTATCCTTAACCTTATTGATACCCCGGGACACGTGGATTTTTCATATGAAGTTTCCCGTTCAATCGCTGCATGTGAAGGAGCTTTGCTTATTGTAGATGCTGCACAGAGTATTCAGGCTCAGACTATTTCCAACCTTTACCTGGCATTGGAGAATGATCTTACCATTATTCCTATTCTTAATAAAATAGACCTTCCTTCTGCAAACCCTGAAGAAGTAACAGATGAGATTATGAATCTTATCGGTTGTGAATATGAAGACGTACTTCGTGTTTCAGGTAAAACAGGAGAAGGAGTTCATAACCTGTTAGAGCAAATTGTTGAAAGAATTCCTGCACCTGTAGGAGACCCTGAAGCACCACTTCAGGCATTGATCTTTGACTCGGTATACAACCCATTCAGAGGTATTGAAGCTTACTTTAAAGTTGTAAACGGAAGTATTTCTAAAAATGAAAAAATTAAATTCTTTGCTACTGGTAAAGAATATGGTGCAGATGAAGTAGGAACCTTGAAACTAAAGCAGGTACCAAAGAAAACCATTCAGTGTGGTGATGTTGGTTATCTGGTTTCCGGTATTAAAGATGCAAGAGAGGTAAAAGTAGGGGATACCATTACTTCTTTTGACAGACCTGCATCAGGACCAATTGAAGGTTTTGAGGAAGTAAAACCGATGGTATTTGCCGGTATTTACCCGATTGACTCTGAGGATTTTGAAGAACTTAGATTTTCACTTGAAAAACTAAGGCTTAATGATGCTTCTCTGGTTTTTGAACCAGAAAGTTCAGCAGCATTAGGCTTCGGTTTCCGATGCGGATTCCTTGGAATGCTGCACATGGAAATTGTTCAGGAGCGTCTGGATAGAGAGTTTAATATGAACGTTATTACTACGGTTCCGAACGTGTCTTACTTTGGGTATTCTAAAAAGGAACCTGAAGTTCCGATTCTGATTAATAACCCTTCAGAAATGATGGATCCATCAATTATGGACAGAGTAGAAGAGCCTTATATTAAAGCATCTATCATTACTAAATCGGATTTTGTAGGTTCGGTAATGACTTTATGTATTGAGAAAAGAGGTGAAATCGTTAACCAGAGTTATTTGACTTCAGAGCGAGTTGAGCTAATCTTCAATATGCCATTGGCAGAAGTTGTATTTGACTTCTACGACCGTCTTAAATCAATTTCTAAAGGTTATGCTTCATTCGATTACCATCCAATTGGATTCAGAGCTTCTAAGCTTGTAAAAATGGATATTCTGATTAATGGTGATATGGTGGATGCCTTGTCTTCATTAATTCACGATAGTAACGCATACCACATCGGTAAGAAAATGTGTGAGAAGCTGCGTGAACTAATCCCGAGACAACAGTTTGATATTGCAGTTCAGGCAGCATTAGGAACTAAAGTTATCGCAAGAGAGACTATTAAAGCCCTTAGAAAAGATGTAACAGCAAAATGTTATGGTGGTGACATCTCCAGAAAACGTAAGCTTTTGGAGAAACAGAAAGAGGGTAAAAAGAAAATGAAACAGATTGGTAGAGTAGAAGTGCCACAATCAGCGTTCATGGCAGTATTAAAGCTTAATGACTAA
- a CDS encoding DUF1579 domain-containing protein — MKKLLLIFGTAMLFVACDKMKNTSEKESEKTDPSTASSDWKPVDSATANKAWMEYATPGKLHKVLAKYDGNWTGETTTWMEEGGQPAKSTSDCTNKMIFGGRYQLSNYKGNFMGMPFEGMSIMGYDNAKKKFVSTWIDNMGTGMMTAEGEWNPSKKSIEFKGKMTDPTQANKECGIREVYTFNDDNTHTLEMFGPGSKTGKEMKTMEIKFVRKK, encoded by the coding sequence ATGAAAAAATTATTATTGATTTTTGGGACAGCAATGCTATTTGTTGCCTGTGATAAAATGAAAAATACCAGCGAGAAAGAAAGTGAGAAAACAGACCCCTCTACAGCAAGCTCTGACTGGAAACCTGTAGATTCTGCTACAGCAAATAAAGCATGGATGGAATATGCTACTCCCGGCAAACTGCACAAAGTACTTGCAAAATATGACGGAAACTGGACTGGTGAAACAACTACATGGATGGAAGAAGGCGGCCAGCCTGCTAAAAGTACTTCGGATTGTACTAATAAAATGATTTTTGGCGGACGCTACCAACTAAGTAATTACAAAGGAAATTTCATGGGAATGCCTTTTGAAGGAATGAGTATTATGGGATACGATAATGCCAAGAAAAAATTTGTAAGTACCTGGATTGACAATATGGGAACGGGAATGATGACGGCTGAAGGAGAATGGAATCCTTCAAAAAAGTCTATAGAATTTAAAGGGAAAATGACTGACCCTACACAGGCTAATAAAGAATGCGGAATAAGAGAAGTCTACACTTTTAATGATGACAATACACATACTCTGGAAATGTTCGGACCAGGCTCTAAAACTGGTAAGGAAATGAAAACAATGGAGATTAAGTTTGTACGCAAGAAATAA
- a CDS encoding GNAT family N-acetyltransferase — translation MIIKRVDSTDKDFQNLVRSLDADLAIRDGDDHAFYHQFNKIDLLKNCVVIYMDKHAVACGAFKSFSEDSVEIKRMYTNPEKRKSGLASRILYELEIWAKENGYKKCVLETGIKQHEAIALYQKNKYYKIPNYGQYIDVENSICFEKQL, via the coding sequence ATGATTATAAAAAGAGTTGACTCAACTGATAAGGATTTTCAAAACCTTGTCAGGTCATTAGATGCTGATTTGGCCATTCGCGATGGTGATGATCATGCTTTTTACCACCAGTTCAACAAAATAGATTTACTAAAAAATTGTGTTGTAATCTATATGGATAAGCATGCCGTAGCATGTGGAGCCTTCAAATCCTTTTCGGAAGACAGTGTGGAAATAAAAAGGATGTATACTAATCCTGAAAAGCGGAAATCTGGCTTGGCCTCCAGAATACTATATGAACTGGAGATTTGGGCTAAAGAAAACGGATATAAAAAATGTGTATTGGAGACAGGTATAAAGCAACATGAAGCAATTGCTCTTTATCAGAAAAACAAATACTATAAAATACCTAATTACGGCCAATACATAGACGTTGAGAATAGCATATGTTTTGAAAAACAATTGTAA
- a CDS encoding NUDIX hydrolase — protein MQNIKVAVDAVVFGYFDKEDLQILLIKRKIDPFKGGWALPGGLVLDDEDLDTAVKRELYEEAGIKPDFLEQLYSFGHVGRDPRNRVVSIAYLGLVNPSYHELFADSDAEDAQWFSINKLPNLAFDHKSIVDTALKRLRTKIQYQPIGFNLLAEEFPFSDLENLYKTIIGQEIDRRNFRKKMMSYGLLNETQNFKKEGSGRPGKLFTFNQEKYKELEEDGFYFEIKLL, from the coding sequence ATGCAGAATATTAAAGTAGCAGTAGACGCAGTTGTTTTTGGATATTTTGATAAAGAAGACCTACAGATTCTTCTTATTAAAAGAAAAATTGATCCTTTTAAAGGAGGGTGGGCTTTGCCGGGAGGATTGGTTCTTGATGATGAAGATTTGGATACTGCTGTAAAGAGAGAATTGTATGAAGAAGCCGGAATAAAACCTGATTTTCTGGAACAATTGTACAGCTTTGGGCATGTAGGAAGGGACCCGAGAAACAGGGTTGTTTCAATTGCCTATCTCGGACTTGTAAATCCTTCGTATCATGAACTTTTTGCAGATTCTGATGCAGAGGATGCACAATGGTTTAGCATTAATAAATTGCCAAATCTGGCATTTGATCATAAGAGTATAGTAGATACAGCTTTAAAAAGACTGCGTACCAAAATACAGTATCAACCCATTGGTTTTAATCTTCTGGCAGAAGAATTCCCTTTCTCGGACCTGGAAAACCTCTATAAAACGATTATTGGGCAGGAGATTGACCGGAGGAACTTTCGGAAAAAAATGATGAGCTATGGGTTGCTTAATGAAACCCAAAACTTTAAAAAAGAGGGAAGTGGAAGACCAGGTAAACTATTTACATTCAATCAAGAGAAATATAAAGAACTTGAAGAAGATGGATTCTATTTTGAAATAAAGCTCCTATAA
- a CDS encoding SPFH domain-containing protein, with amino-acid sequence MTQILIIKLKAMFGFRHIKFDSMTYVLHFRNGKIVKEGRGLSFFYFAPNSSIAAIPMGSNDLPFIFSENTMDYQSVKIQGQISYKITDPKVLSNTLDFTVDESGVYKKNDIEKLNQRIINLAQTSTSSFIHHLSLKEAIRSAQNIEGNILEGLKVSETIQAMGIEIIGVNILAVQTTPEMARALETETREKLQQQADEAIYERRNFAVEQERKIKESELNTEIAIEEKQKQIDEKRMEADVQREENNKILREMKISADIAVENQRKQLIDQKTENDRKEAETQGYILETSLNAYKDIDWKILTALNGGHDARTNIALAFRELAENAGKIGNLNISPDLLENLLTEN; translated from the coding sequence ATGACACAAATATTAATTATAAAACTCAAGGCTATGTTTGGTTTCAGACACATTAAATTCGACTCAATGACTTACGTGCTTCATTTTAGAAATGGAAAAATCGTAAAAGAAGGAAGAGGTTTATCGTTCTTCTATTTTGCTCCAAACAGCTCTATCGCTGCAATTCCTATGGGGAGTAACGATCTTCCGTTTATCTTTAGTGAGAATACAATGGATTACCAGAGTGTAAAAATTCAGGGACAGATAAGCTACAAAATTACAGATCCAAAAGTGCTTTCTAATACACTTGATTTTACTGTAGACGAATCTGGAGTATACAAGAAAAATGATATAGAAAAGCTGAATCAACGAATCATTAACCTGGCACAGACTTCTACATCATCCTTTATTCATCATCTTAGCTTGAAAGAAGCAATCCGTTCTGCACAGAATATCGAAGGGAATATATTGGAAGGGTTAAAAGTGTCTGAAACTATTCAGGCTATGGGTATTGAAATTATTGGTGTAAATATTCTGGCGGTACAGACAACTCCTGAAATGGCAAGGGCTTTGGAAACGGAAACAAGAGAAAAACTACAGCAACAGGCAGATGAAGCGATTTATGAAAGAAGGAACTTTGCAGTAGAACAAGAACGGAAAATTAAAGAGTCTGAACTGAATACTGAAATTGCTATAGAAGAAAAACAGAAGCAAATAGATGAGAAAAGGATGGAGGCAGATGTTCAGAGAGAAGAGAATAATAAAATTCTTAGAGAAATGAAAATCTCTGCTGATATTGCAGTCGAAAATCAGAGAAAGCAACTTATAGATCAGAAAACGGAAAATGACAGAAAAGAGGCAGAAACACAAGGATATATACTGGAAACATCTCTGAATGCATATAAAGATATCGACTGGAAAATTCTTACAGCTTTAAATGGAGGTCACGATGCCAGAACCAATATTGCATTGGCCTTCAGAGAGCTTGCGGAGAATGCCGGTAAAATAGGTAATCTTAATATTAGCCCAGATTTGCTAGAGAACTTACTCACTGAAAATTAA
- a CDS encoding NAD(+)/NADH kinase, with amino-acid sequence MKAEYAIIIKNKTRLELLIERFNTKAQAQFYIESSGGNFQEYVEEHEMFYQSFLKVQTSLSKVIKNKIVEREFISSYIFSEKNIIVVVGQDGLVANVAKYSKHIPIVAVNPDKERYDGVLLPFDVNDFLYGVQAVLNRDFKTKRMRFAEAVLNDGQRLLAVNDLFIGISSHSSARYKITLNGKEETHSSSGIIVSTKTGSTGWLSSIFNMAYGLLGSKKLKYPKLNEDELYFAVREPFKSMRTQTDICGGAIKKGNKLIVESLMPNNGFIFSDGIEQDFLQFNSGTTAEIRLSDEEAVLVLN; translated from the coding sequence ATGAAAGCTGAATATGCAATCATCATCAAGAATAAAACACGATTGGAGCTATTAATCGAGAGGTTTAATACAAAAGCGCAAGCTCAGTTTTATATTGAAAGTTCCGGCGGGAATTTCCAGGAATATGTGGAGGAGCATGAAATGTTTTATCAGTCTTTTCTGAAAGTACAGACAAGTCTTTCCAAGGTCATTAAAAATAAGATTGTGGAAAGAGAATTCATTTCTTCTTATATTTTTTCTGAAAAAAATATAATCGTGGTAGTTGGTCAAGACGGTCTGGTGGCAAATGTGGCTAAATATTCTAAACATATACCTATTGTAGCGGTAAATCCCGATAAAGAAAGATATGATGGTGTATTGCTTCCTTTTGATGTAAATGATTTTCTATATGGCGTACAAGCTGTTTTGAATAGGGATTTTAAAACCAAAAGAATGAGATTTGCTGAAGCTGTTCTTAATGATGGTCAGCGATTATTGGCGGTAAATGATTTATTTATCGGGATTTCTTCTCACAGTTCAGCCAGATATAAAATTACACTGAACGGAAAAGAGGAAACACACTCATCTAGTGGAATCATTGTTTCTACTAAAACGGGTAGCACAGGCTGGCTAAGTTCTATTTTTAATATGGCTTACGGGCTTCTGGGTTCTAAAAAACTAAAATATCCTAAACTGAATGAGGATGAGTTGTATTTTGCGGTAAGAGAACCTTTCAAAAGTATGAGAACACAAACAGATATTTGTGGTGGAGCTATTAAAAAAGGAAATAAGCTAATTGTAGAATCTCTAATGCCAAATAATGGCTTTATATTTAGTGATGGAATAGAACAGGATTTCTTACAGTTTAACAGCGGAACAACGGCCGAAATCAGATTATCAGATGAAGAAGCTGTTCTAGTATTAAATTAA
- a CDS encoding ADP-ribosylation/crystallin J1, whose amino-acid sequence MEWQPIFYPVLDENYAAEIAEKWNTRDEFGNYLGIVTCFDVSKDIIDKYPVQNVGARNHNEIWVPAEELEKFNQSIIGPIKVLKIFIGDQFLESKDQEIKNLINRKQNR is encoded by the coding sequence TTGGAATGGCAGCCTATTTTCTATCCTGTATTAGATGAAAATTACGCGGCAGAAATTGCTGAAAAATGGAATACAAGAGATGAGTTTGGTAACTATCTGGGGATTGTTACTTGTTTTGATGTCTCAAAAGATATTATAGATAAGTATCCTGTACAAAATGTAGGTGCACGGAATCATAATGAGATATGGGTTCCGGCTGAAGAACTGGAGAAATTTAATCAGTCAATAATAGGCCCTATTAAGGTGTTGAAAATATTTATTGGCGATCAGTTTCTAGAATCTAAGGATCAGGAAATAAAAAACTTAATAAATAGAAAGCAGAACAGATGA
- a CDS encoding macro domain-containing protein translates to MKTINYLKGDATKPEIVGNKIIAHICNDIGGWGKGFVVAVSKRWKEPELSYREWYKSGENFNLGEIRLVQVTSDIWMANMIGQHKINQNPNGIPPIRYEAVEICLKKLAEEALSLNAVVCMPRIGCGLAGGKWEIIEQIIIRTLIHRKVDVYVYDFE, encoded by the coding sequence ATGAAAACGATTAATTATTTAAAAGGAGATGCTACCAAACCTGAGATAGTTGGAAATAAAATAATAGCGCATATCTGTAACGACATTGGAGGGTGGGGAAAAGGTTTTGTTGTTGCTGTTTCCAAAAGATGGAAAGAACCCGAGCTATCTTACAGAGAATGGTATAAATCAGGGGAAAATTTTAATCTTGGAGAGATCCGGCTTGTACAGGTAACATCCGATATATGGATGGCCAATATGATAGGACAGCATAAGATTAATCAAAACCCCAATGGAATTCCACCTATAAGATATGAAGCTGTAGAAATATGCCTGAAAAAACTTGCTGAAGAAGCGCTGAGTTTAAATGCAGTTGTATGTATGCCACGGATAGGATGTGGCCTGGCTGGTGGAAAGTGGGAAATAATTGAGCAGATAATTATCAGAACATTAATACATAGAAAAGTTGACGTATATGTATATGATTTTGAATGA
- a CDS encoding O-acetyl-ADP-ribose deacetylase — MKTTIEIIKGDITKIQADVIVNAANSSLLGGGGVDGAIHRAGGKQILDECIQIRNKQGKCNTGEAVVTTAGNLPAQYVIHTVGPVWNGDRERCEKLLGNCYKNALKQAEILGAKTIAFPNISTGIYRFPKNLAAEIAVKIAQNLESNTIGKVIFVCFDEENERIYKQLLKDN, encoded by the coding sequence ATGAAAACAACGATTGAAATTATAAAAGGAGATATCACAAAAATTCAGGCAGATGTAATAGTTAATGCTGCTAATTCTTCATTATTAGGAGGAGGTGGAGTTGATGGAGCTATCCATCGTGCAGGAGGAAAACAAATCCTTGATGAATGTATTCAGATCAGAAATAAACAAGGAAAATGTAATACAGGTGAAGCCGTTGTTACAACGGCTGGTAATCTTCCTGCACAGTATGTAATTCATACCGTAGGGCCCGTATGGAATGGTGATAGAGAAAGATGTGAAAAGTTATTGGGTAACTGTTATAAAAATGCATTAAAACAAGCGGAAATACTAGGAGCTAAGACAATTGCTTTTCCTAATATTAGTACAGGAATATATAGGTTTCCAAAAAATCTGGCAGCGGAAATAGCAGTTAAAATAGCTCAAAATCTGGAATCTAATACAATAGGGAAAGTTATTTTTGTTTGCTTTGATGAAGAAAACGAGAGGATATACAAACAACTTTTAAAGGATAATTGA